One Arthrobacter sp. StoSoilB20 DNA segment encodes these proteins:
- a CDS encoding CDP-glycerol glycerophosphotransferase family protein, with amino-acid sequence MLDYLRTRTVYLAEPVIYTGPIPNNVASTKIDQNYHYGRDTDVFGTAFNTRRLADALEAIGDIDRAGLYISYRLYWSLGSLKPLPTGFSVASETKAAIGLQLGDDVTRLVPLIATSSTEVRLHLVRFLAAFLRGLRAQKVSGVSLAHLRDVIHAFDLAEFASLLDPLQPFEGSWLRWLNEPEDRYLYKQLSDGDSYLVFHEGEAQESALQLYRLRLGDDVLTIEKAYVPRVRRPGYFRPASYDFYSRPIDTYSTILFFDRPLQADDNAEHLYEYFINNHPEYKKVYFALNPKSEDWDRLLAKNFKLVPIFTPEFYEKFLISDLVVSSQIYNIRYKGKSFANSRFVYLQHGVQLNDMTDWVLSKYFDIFVATGQIEADYLSKFAPVETLNSGLPRMESLARADHTDQHLLFLPTWRFNLHQSSTEHFTQSSYFRSIDAILSDASLLNFLERTGRTLHVKLHPNVEKRASHFRFSDRVVKSELSYREAISSAEMVFTDYSSAVIDAAFIGTPIAYYQWDSVDFFNDQPYEGRLDFRKDGLGPVFQEHSEMVNHIVNEHYTQLDDQYAHRRARFFKGVDPARINSTIIERMLSL; translated from the coding sequence ATGCTTGATTACCTGCGGACACGCACGGTCTACCTTGCTGAACCGGTCATCTATACGGGTCCAATCCCCAACAACGTCGCTTCCACCAAGATTGACCAGAACTACCACTACGGCCGCGACACCGACGTGTTCGGCACAGCGTTCAACACGCGAAGACTTGCAGACGCTTTGGAAGCAATCGGGGACATAGACCGCGCCGGACTTTACATCAGCTACCGCCTGTATTGGTCGCTGGGATCCCTCAAGCCGTTACCCACCGGCTTCTCAGTTGCATCGGAGACGAAGGCGGCAATCGGCCTTCAACTCGGCGATGACGTTACGAGGCTGGTGCCGCTCATCGCGACATCATCGACAGAGGTGCGGCTTCACCTGGTTCGCTTCCTGGCTGCCTTCCTTCGAGGACTCCGGGCTCAAAAAGTATCCGGTGTTAGTTTGGCCCATCTTCGGGATGTCATTCACGCATTCGACTTGGCCGAATTCGCTTCGTTGCTTGATCCCCTCCAACCCTTCGAGGGATCATGGCTCCGCTGGCTAAACGAACCAGAAGATAGGTACCTCTATAAGCAACTAAGCGACGGGGATTCATATCTCGTTTTCCACGAGGGCGAAGCTCAAGAATCGGCACTTCAGCTCTATCGTCTTCGCTTAGGAGACGACGTTCTGACCATCGAAAAGGCCTACGTACCTCGCGTCCGTAGACCGGGCTACTTCCGTCCGGCAAGTTATGACTTTTATAGCCGGCCCATAGATACCTACTCGACGATTCTCTTCTTTGATCGGCCTCTCCAAGCCGATGACAATGCCGAACACTTGTACGAGTACTTCATCAATAATCACCCGGAGTACAAGAAAGTCTACTTTGCCCTAAATCCAAAGTCGGAAGACTGGGATAGACTCCTAGCCAAGAATTTCAAGCTTGTCCCGATCTTCACCCCTGAATTCTATGAGAAATTTCTCATTTCAGACCTTGTAGTCTCTTCGCAAATCTACAATATTCGGTACAAGGGAAAATCGTTCGCAAACTCGAGGTTTGTTTATCTCCAACATGGGGTCCAACTAAATGATATGACCGATTGGGTCCTATCAAAGTATTTTGATATTTTCGTCGCGACCGGCCAGATCGAAGCCGACTATTTGAGTAAGTTTGCGCCCGTGGAAACGCTCAACTCGGGGTTGCCTCGCATGGAATCCCTGGCTCGAGCCGATCACACAGATCAGCATTTGCTCTTCCTGCCCACATGGCGGTTCAATTTGCACCAGTCCTCCACGGAGCACTTTACGCAATCGAGCTATTTCCGTTCGATCGATGCCATCTTGTCAGATGCTTCGCTGCTCAATTTCTTGGAACGCACCGGACGAACTTTGCACGTCAAACTACATCCAAACGTTGAGAAGCGTGCCAGCCATTTCCGATTCTCGGACCGTGTAGTCAAGTCTGAACTTAGCTACCGCGAGGCGATCTCTTCGGCTGAAATGGTCTTTACTGATTACAGTTCAGCCGTGATTGACGCAGCATTCATCGGGACACCTATCGCCTATTATCAGTGGGATTCGGTTGATTTTTTCAATGATCAACCGTATGAAGGGCGGCTGGATTTCCGGAAAGATGGATTGGGGCCGGTCTTCCAAGAACATTCGGAAATGGTCAACCACATAGTTAACGAACATTACACTCAGCTGGATGACCAGTATGCCCATCGCCGCGCCCGTTTCTTCAAGGGAGTAGACCCCGCGCGGATTAATTCGACAATCATTGAGAGGATGTTGAGTCTCTGA
- a CDS encoding acyltransferase — MSSISNNHVHLNQTAESEFINSTVEFVGTGNVLFIEDGAKLRNSRLRFMGSNAVIHIRKSPRFARVVASVFEDSVLYIGPGASFTAEARFLPTERKHVIIGSDAMFSSRVTFRTADPHLVYAVGSHRRINPSASIWVGDHVWLGEDTLLLKGARVGSGSILAARALITKTVPSNSTAVGAPGRIAGTGIFWTRPSVHAYTQAQTDRSSYEPKDDFIYARDEFVIDVGKLEAELDLAEDGLARAAWCKRLDNIEAKNRFFVA, encoded by the coding sequence GTGTCCAGCATCAGCAACAATCACGTACACCTGAACCAAACTGCTGAGTCTGAATTCATCAACTCAACTGTTGAGTTCGTTGGCACCGGCAACGTCCTTTTCATCGAGGATGGTGCGAAGCTTAGAAACTCAAGACTTCGTTTCATGGGAAGCAACGCGGTCATTCATATACGCAAGTCACCTCGATTTGCCCGCGTCGTCGCATCGGTTTTCGAAGACTCAGTTTTATACATAGGTCCTGGCGCTTCATTCACCGCTGAAGCGCGGTTTCTTCCCACTGAACGCAAGCATGTGATTATTGGCAGCGATGCAATGTTTTCGTCAAGGGTAACGTTTAGAACCGCCGATCCCCATCTTGTTTATGCAGTCGGGAGTCATCGTCGAATTAACCCAAGTGCATCAATTTGGGTGGGTGACCATGTTTGGCTCGGCGAGGACACTTTGTTATTGAAGGGTGCCCGCGTCGGTTCTGGCAGTATCCTGGCCGCCAGAGCGCTGATCACAAAGACCGTCCCCTCGAATTCAACAGCCGTTGGTGCCCCGGGCCGTATCGCCGGTACGGGAATATTCTGGACACGCCCTTCCGTTCACGCCTACACCCAGGCGCAGACTGATCGCAGTTCGTATGAACCCAAGGATGACTTCATCTATGCACGGGACGAGTTCGTTATTGACGTTGGCAAACTTGAGGCCGAACTCGATCTCGCCGAAGATGGCCTGGCCCGAGCCGCATGGTGTAAGCGTCTCGACAACATCGAAGCGAAGAACCGATTCTTTGTTGCGTGA